The following are encoded together in the Girardinichthys multiradiatus isolate DD_20200921_A chromosome X, DD_fGirMul_XY1, whole genome shotgun sequence genome:
- the LOC124862381 gene encoding tetraspanin-1-like has product MGCFGFLKAMMFAFNGIIFLAGIAILGVGIWVKVDSGSIFSFLGKIENVPPELSQVLNVGYLLIAIGGLLVIIGFLGCCGAIKESRCMLLLFFMIVLLVFIAEVAGAVVILVFRPLADELFEKVGTAAVANIKKDFGENADITGLWNTTMDTLKCCGYYNFTDFTDSPYYKMQGSNYPPQCCLNSGPCNQTVADSKKKDGCFLKIKQLIDDNTVVIVAVALGIAALEICAMIVSIILYCRIKSTGA; this is encoded by the exons ATGGGATGCTTTGGATTCCTCAAAGCCATGATGTTTGCTTTCAATGGCATCATCTTT CTGGCAGGGATTGCCATCCTGGGCGTGGGGATCTGGGTGAAGGTAGACAGTGGCTCcatcttcagctttcttggAAAAATTGAAAATGTTCCACCAGAACTTAGTCAGGTACTCAACGTGGGATACCTGTTGATTGCCATTGGTGGTCTCCTGGTCATCATCGGCTTTCTTGGCTGCTGTGGGGCCATCAAGGAGAGCAGGTGCATGCTGCTGCTG TTTTTTATGATAGTCTTGCTGGTCTTCATCGCCGAGGTTGCAGGGGCAGTGGTTATTTTGGTTTTCAGACCACTG gCAGATGAACTGTTTGAAAAGGTTGGCACAGCAGCAGTTGCGAACATCAAAAAAGACTTTGGGGAAAATGCTGACATTACTGGACTGTGGAATACTACTATGGACACG TTAAAATGCTGTGGATACTACAACTTCACAGACTTCACAGATTCCCCATATTATAAGATGCAGGGCAGTAACTATCCACCCCAGTGCTGCTTGAACTCGGGGCCTTGTAATCAAACTGTGGCTGATAGCAAA aaaaaagatgggTGCTTCCTAAAGATCAAACAGTTGATTGATGACAACACAGTCGTGATTGTGGCGGTCGCTCTTGGGATTGCTGCCCTTGAG ATATGTGCCATGATTGTCTCAATCATACTATACTGCAGAATAAAGTCTACAGGAGCCTAA
- the LOC124862382 gene encoding tetraspanin-1-like, protein MIVLLVFIAEVAGAVVILVFRPLADELFEKVGTAAVANIKKDFGENADITGLWNTTMDTLKCCGYYNFTDFTDSPYYKMQGSNYPPQCCLNSGPCNQTVADSKKKDGCFLKIKQLIDDNTVVIVAVALGIAALEICAMIVSIILYCRIKSTGA, encoded by the exons ATGATAGTCTTGCTGGTCTTCATCGCCGAGGTTGCAGGGGCAGTGGTTATTTTGGTTTTCAGACCACTG gCAGATGAACTGTTTGAAAAGGTTGGCACAGCAGCAGTTGCGAACATCAAAAAAGACTTTGGGGAAAATGCTGACATTACTGGACTGTGGAATACTACTATGGACACG TTAAAATGCTGTGGATACTACAACTTCACAGACTTCACAGATTCCCCATATTATAAGATGCAGGGCAGTAACTATCCACCCCAGTGCTGCTTGAACTCGGGGCCTTGTAATCAAACTGTGGCTGATAGCAAA aaaaaagatgggTGCTTCCTAAAGATCAAACAGTTGATTGATGACAACACAGTCGTGATTGTGGCGGTCGCTCTTGGGATTGCTGCCCTTGAG ATATGTGCCATGATTGTCTCAATCATACTATACTGCAGAATAAAGTCTACAGGAGCCTAA